In Podarcis raffonei isolate rPodRaf1 chromosome 8, rPodRaf1.pri, whole genome shotgun sequence, the genomic window AGGCAGTACGgcatgtatttatatttatatttatataaatatatatgtgtgcgcatggattcaaactgtgcgatcctaggcatgtctacttAGAATTAAGTCCTGCTGGATTGAACTGGACTTACTGCCAAGTATATGCACGTAGGATCACAGCTGGGATGCATCTCAGcgcttacaaaaacaaaacacctataATTTCTAGACCTTAAGTCAgagaaggggaacctgtggccattcagGCGCTGCTAGACGCAACTCCAACCTCCCACCAGCACTGAGCATGCTGGGAGTCCAAAGACAAGGTCAGCTGAAGGGCTACAGGCTCCCCCAGCCTTGCCTTAAGTAGCAGAAGAGCTGGAAATGTAGGCGAGAGATGCCTGGGTGCATTGCAGAAGCTGGGGGTGGCAGCAAAAGGAGACCTGAGCAGCAACAGCAAGGGAATGAGGCTTTAGCAGAGGGTGGGAGGACCCTGCAGCCCTCTGGGTCACATCAGCCCCGCCCCCCCGCCAGTGCAGCccaagggctgggggggggggctgaagggagctggagCCTGGCAACATCTGTAGGATCACAGAtcccccccacctctgctctaatgCTATTTGGACCTCTGCCTTGCTGCAGACAGAGCGCATTTGCACGCAATGGCATGTTTTCCCATAAAAGTGCAATAGGGGGTCAGGAGCTCTCCTGTCCCTCTCTTTCAAAGCAGAAGCGTTTGGTTCTAAAGTGCAGGATAAACACACAGCGCCTACAGAAAACCTCTTTGAGAAAAGCCACTGAGAATTAGGAACTCGCGGGTCCTTTGCCCCACCACTTCACATTTCTCTCTCTATAAAgagctgaaaacacacacactctcacacactcacactatatatatatatatatatatatatatatatatatatatatatatatatatattacactcACCttaccctgctctaaccactggcAAACACAGCCCGTCCATTCTGGAAGGGCTTAATCAGACAAACTGGAATGCTACAGTTGTTCAACACCATAGAAACAAGGTCAGCCCAACCCAGCCCCTCTCAAGGAACCTCTCCAGACTCAAGGAGGAGTCTTAGGAGCCAGGTGTCCTTCGTGAAGGGATACTACggtttcccacccccaaaaaaccccccacaaccaCCCCCAGGCTCTTCCCAGTCTTCAGGGTTTGGATGCTCGCTTCGTGAGCCGTTTCAACATGTTGGGGTTGGGTCTCTGGAGAACGGGCATCGTCGGCTGAACGTAATAGTAAGTTACAGGGTAGTAGCTGAACACTGTGCCTTGTGGGTGCGGGATCCAAAGGGGAGACGGCGTTCGGTAGCGATGGGGCTCctggaaaagggggagagagaggtcagAATAGGACTTCTTAAATACACAACATATTGGTGTAGTTTATTAACGCTTGGGCACAAGATAAACGACCTcagtacaaaacaaaacagagacgatataacacctgtcctgaaagacctacattggctagcagcatgtttccgagcacaattcaaacagcCAGGGTCATCCCCTTAGACTGGTTGCATGTAAGGCAGGTGGGCGGGTCGTTTGAGCTTGGTAGGCCAGTGCCCCCTTTGCcctaatccaaaatgcagcagctggactggtgactgggattgacccctgagaccacataacaccggtcctgaaagaccacccagtacatttctgagcacaattcaaagtgttggtgttgacctttaaagccctaaatggcctcggcccagtataactgaaggagcatctccacctccatcattcagcccaagaattccctcatcattcagcccaagattccctccctgcaagaagtggaagttacagggaaccaggcaaagggccttctcagtagcggcacccgccctgtggaacgccctcccatcagatgtcaaggaaataaacaactatttgaattttagaagacatctgtttagggaggtttttaatgtttgttgttttattgcgtttttaatattttgttggaagccgcccagagcggctgaggaaacccagacagatgggcaggttgtaaataataaattatttattatttttattattatagtacAAAACACTGCATAAAATTACATTGCTGCCTAGAAGCAAGCACACAGTACAGAACCAGATTCCCAGCCTCTCTCCTATCAGCTTACGTGTTTGGGGAGATTTGCTCCCCCGGCTTTAATCTGCGATGTCTTTGCTGCAGAACGCCTGCCGGAACTCTCATCCTCTGAGGACGACGCACACTCAAAAGGCGACACCGAAGGAGACTCAGAGTGATAGTCCGACGTCTCCGACTCAGGCGATgctttgccactgctgctgctaatgCTTCTCTccactttcttctccttctccttctccttctccttcctcttctccttcatcTCCTCATCATCCTTCACTGTGAAGGGGCGGTTGTTTTCGCCaagcctggggtgggggagaaggaaggtAGGGGTCAGACACTGGAAGGAAGCACTTTCCCTCTATTTACACTCACAAGCTTCCATTGGAAGGAAGACAGGCAGTTTTtttcttaaatgttttattttgcaagCAGAGAACAGTTCCAATGAtggcttggtttttttaaatgaaaaatgcaaGGTGAATCGAGAAAGCTCAAATGTGGATCCAGTGAATGGGGACATTTGTTTTAATCACACGTTATAGAAAACAATGAATGCCATAAAGTATTAGATCGAATATTATGTTAAACAGAATGTCCTTAATCCTGTATTTAGACAATACTGTGCTTTGGAGAAACATAATCTGAATCCTGAAATGCTAttcaagcagggaggggggactAATTTGTATCAATCTTACTTTTGTAATGTGGTTGGGGGGTATGAAAATAAAGAAGGAAATGAAAATCCATTTACTGTATGCTCCGGGTGATAAGTTATATGAGCTTCTACATAACTTTAAGAACTGAAAAATATGACGAGCTAAACGAATCGCAAGCTTTAAAACTGCTCTTACAAGTTGCTCTATTCATCTGAAGGATGGGGGTGCTTCAAAGAAATTATTGGGTTGACCAAAAACTCAGCTTGAACAAGAATTGTTGATGCTCAATTAAAAATCAACTTTTAGCATAAGAACTTTACACAACACAAAGGGGAATCCCTCTTTCAAAGGGTGCTTTCCATTATAACTCACCTatggggttgttgcttttttaaagggaCGGTTCGGTCGAATGCACTCACCTGCAAGAAACCTCGCCAGGATCAATCCAGATTGTAATTTCGCCTTTCAACGTCAAGGCCGAGTAATCGAGACCACTCTCCATACAAGCTTTCAGGATGGCATCATCCTTGGTATACTGCCTGTTGATTCGGATGCACCTGCGAGGAAGCAGAAAGGGCTTAGATTTAGAACGAGATATGGTGATCAGGCACAGCAGGTAAACTTACATTCCCATAATGGGGAGAACCACCCGGACACCCCCAAGAAAATTAGCATGGTTTGCTCTTATTCCTTTCCTCTAAAGAGCTTGGCGGGGTGGCATCtgcactctccccccacccccccatcctCACAAATCTGTGATGTAGCTTTGTCAGAAACTGAAGAGACCTTTAAGTCTACTTAAGAGAGGCAAACAAGCTATTTATACATATTCAAG contains:
- the LOC128418456 gene encoding protein BTG3-like, with product MKEEVEKAVWFISRVMDRDRKLEKEKVERFRESLATILCERYKDHWYPDKPCKGQAYRCIRINRQYTKDDAILKACMESGLDYSALTLKGEITIWIDPGEVSCRLGENNRPFTVKDDEEMKEKRKEKEKEKEKKVERSISSSSGKASPESETSDYHSESPSVSPFECASSSEDESSGRRSAAKTSQIKAGGANLPKHEPHRYRTPSPLWIPHPQGTVFSYYPVTYYYVQPTMPVLQRPNPNMLKRLTKRASKP